The DNA region ATTTGGAGAATACTGATGGGCTATTTGAAATACGTGTTCAGCAGGGGAGTGATATTTTTAGAATATTTTGCTTCTTTGACCAGGGTAGCCTGGTTGTGCTCATGAATGGTTTTCAGAAAAAGACCCAGAAAGCACCCAAACAAGAAATAGAAAAGGCAATTCAGATAAAAAAAGAGTATGAAAACAGGTAAACCAGATACAATAAGCTTGGAGCAGTTTAAAGATAAACATTACGGCAAAGCAGGCACTGAAAAACGAATGGTACTTGAAGCTGGTTATGAAAATTTCAAGATCGGGGCACTCATACATGAAGCCCGGTTAGAAAAGGGTTTAACACAGCAGCAATTGGCAGACAAAACAGGTACAACCAAATCTTATATTTCCAAAATTGAGAACAACATAAAAGAAGTCCGGTTTTCAACGCTGCAGAAAATTGTAGAAATTGGATTGGGAGGCCATTTGGAACTTTCAATCAAGCTCTGATATAAAATCCTTGGTGATTTGTCAGATCATTTACCTGAAAATTTACCACCTATGGCCGTAAGGGCTGAAAAAGCCCATACAGCAACAGGTGGTTCTTGCAGCGAGTGTGCCAAAACATAATTATTAAAGAAGTTGAATTACTACTGGGAAGGACTACTCCTATGGGAACAGAAGAATATTTATTAGACAAATTCAAGAAAGAGGGCAGAGAAGAAGGACGCCATGCCGAGGCTCTGGAAATTGCAGCTGAAATGAAAAAAGATAAGTTCTTGATCGAAACAATTTCGAAACTTACCAAACTTTCAATAGAAGAGATCAAGGCGCTATAGTGCAACATGCAGCGGGTACATCACAGCCCGCGCGACTTTCCTACACCAGCATTTTGAATTCATACATCTTAAAAAAACGACGTGCCGGGGCAATTTTTTAGCCCCGACTTTTTTTATGTATTCAGGTTTTTTTGGTTCGGTCGGTTCTTTTTTATGCCTTAAAAGTAGTTTAAAAGCGGTTTTATACTCTGAAAAAATTATTTTAAAATATTTTCAGAAAAATAACAAAGGGCAAACTGGTTGCCCTTACTATTCTTAGTATTGGAAGGTTGTTCAGGCAATAAATGAACAGCAGGTATTATGAGAATAGTTTTAACGCAGATCGAAACCACTTATGATTTGGAACTCCTGGAACAGCAGTTTTACACAGAACTGGGTATCGCTATCCGTAGCTACAGGAGGTCAAAGAATTTGTCGCAGGATTACATGGCCAAAAAGCTGAATATTTCGCAGACTGCCTATAGTAAAATGGAAGCCGGGAAGTCTGGTTTTTCTGCCTTCAGGCTAAGGCATATTTTTAAACTTTTAGGTATAGATCCGCGCATCATAATCGCACCCATTTTAGAGGGCTGAGCTGAATTGTCATGAAAATATTCCTCCTGGTTATATTTTATAACCTGGGGTTCTTCTTTAGTACTGGGGGTTATGCGAATGTTCTTTTTTGTTAAGAATGAGTGATTTAGCTTTAGCTGTCTAAGTATTTCACTCTTATCACAACAGGTTATGAAGAAAATTTACACCCTGATTCTGGCAGTTTCATCACTTGCCGCAACCGCTCAAACTACGAACACATTTCCGACAACAGGTAATGTTGGGATAGGGACGACAAGTCCTGCTGCGAAATTGAGTTTTAACGAAGTTAACGATGGAACAAATGGTCCGGATGGGATTACCTGGTATAATACTGCTCCTTTAAATTATGGTATATATAGAACCCCCGGACCATGGACAGCGCCAGCCTATCAACAATTAAGATTGCAGTGGGATACAGGGATTATTCTTTATCCGGGATATGGACATAGCAAGAGTTTTGTAGATGTGCAAGGGGATGGCTTAAGGGTAACTTCTGGAAATGTTGGAATAGGAACAGAAGCTCCTGCTGCAAAACTTGATGTTTTCGTTCCGGCATCAACCTTTACCAACAATATTAAATTTGGAGAT from Pedobacter africanus includes:
- a CDS encoding type II toxin-antitoxin system RelE/ParE family toxin, with product MVNKKKTIVFYKDHFEQFFIKQRDKVKDKIIWTIQLIEELDRVPENYLKHLENTDGLFEIRVQQGSDIFRIFCFFDQGSLVVLMNGFQKKTQKAPKQEIEKAIQIKKEYENR
- a CDS encoding helix-turn-helix domain-containing protein → MKTGKPDTISLEQFKDKHYGKAGTEKRMVLEAGYENFKIGALIHEARLEKGLTQQQLADKTGTTKSYISKIENNIKEVRFSTLQKIVEIGLGGHLELSIKL
- a CDS encoding helix-turn-helix domain-containing protein, which translates into the protein MRIVLTQIETTYDLELLEQQFYTELGIAIRSYRRSKNLSQDYMAKKLNISQTAYSKMEAGKSGFSAFRLRHIFKLLGIDPRIIIAPILEG